DNA sequence from the Herpetosiphon gulosus genome:
ACGGCGGCGTTCGCGTACTAGCGGCGATTATTTTCGAATTGAGCGCTTGCCTAATGGCACGCCCCAATTAACCCCGCTCAAGGAGGATACGGCGCTATTGTTGGGCTATGCTCACGCCACTTACGAAGCCGATATTGAAATTGATAATACGGCGAATGCTGATGGTAGCTATACGTTGCCAGTTGAATTTAGCTTGCCACCTGCCTACCGCACAATGCTTGAGTTGTTGGCCGAAAGCCACGACAAACAAACAATGCACTTTTCGGCGGCTGGCTGGCCGCTCGCTGTGCGCCTTTTACATCGCCTGAATCTCCGCCCTGCGAACGGTGACATTGAGGATGATTTTGGCGATGATCACGATGATTTTGATGATGATGACGATGAATAATCGTTGCCAATTGCAATAGCCTGTGTGTTGAAGGAGTTTTGGAATGACAACCGCTGCAACAGTGCCAACCCGTCAGGAAGTAGCCCTCGCCGATACCTGGGATGCAACCAAAGTTTTTGCTTCTGATGCTGAATGGGAACAAGCACTTGATGCCTATGCCCAATCGATTGCCGACATTGAGCAATACCAAGGCCGTTTGGCTGAAGGCGCAGCAACGCTTTTAGCGGCGCTGAATTATTCCGATCAGCTCAACGAGCGGGTTGGCAAGCTCTATATTTATGCCAGCCTGTTTTATAGCGTCGATACCACCGACCAAGTAGCCAAAGCCAAAATGGATCGGGTGTTGGGGGTTTATTCGCGCACCATGGCTAGTTCGGCGTTTATCGAACCAGAAATTATTGCGATTGGCTTTGCAACGCTCAAGCAATGGCAAGCAGAAAACGCCGATTTGGCCCGCTATGGTCAATATTTTCATGATGTTGAGCGGCGGCAAGCTCATGTGCGTTCAGCCGAAGTTGAGCAAGTCTTGGGCTTGGTTAGCGATGCCTTCGATTCAGCCAACTCGACGCATCGCATTTTGACCGATGCTGATTTGGCATATCCCGCAGCCCATGGCGCTAATGGGCTTGAATTAGAGCTAACTCAAGGCACAATTGGTCTGTTGGTCACCGACCCTGATCGTGAAGTTCGACGCACAGCCTTTGAAAACTACAGTGATGCCCATTTGGCCAACAAAAATACTATGGCTAATTGTTTGGCAACTTGTGTTAAGCAGCATGTTTTCAATGCTCGCGTGCGCAACTATAGTTCAGCCTTGGCCGCCGCACTTGGCGAAAACAACATCCCAACCGATGTGTTTCATCAATTGGTGGCCACGGTGCGCAAAAACTACCCGACCTGGCATCGCTACTGGCGCTTACGCCGCCAAGCCTTGGGCTATGATCAATTGTATGTCTACGATATCAAAGCGCCATTAACCACCAAAAAGCTTGAAATTCCTTACACCGAAGCCGTCGATTGGATTGTTGCGGGCATGCAGCCGTTGGGCGAAGGCTACACCAGCGTGGCCAAACGTGGCCTGTTGGAAGATCGTTGGGTCGATATTTACCCCAACAAAGGCAAGAGTGCTGGGGCGTTTTCGAGTGGCTGGAAAGGTACGCCGCCCTATATCTTGATGAATTACAACAACGATATTTTTGGTATGAGCACCTTGGCCCACGAGCTTGGCCACTCGATGCACTCATATCTAACATGGCAAAACCAACCAACGATTTACAGCAACTATGGCTTGTTTGTGGCCGAAGTGGCTTCAAACTTTAATCAAGCTTTGGTGCGCAACCACCTGTTTAATACCAACCAAGACCCCGATTTCCAAATTGCCTTGATCGAAGAAGCCATGAGCAACTTCCATCGCTATTTCTTCATCATGCCAATTTTGGCCCAATTTGAGCTGGAAATCCACGAACGCGGCCAACGGGGCGAACCATTAACCGCTGCGACCCTCAACGGCATCATGTTTGATCTGTTCCGTGAAGGCTATGGCGAGGAAGTTGTGCCCGATGCCGAGCGTATGGGAATTACTTGGGCAACCTTCTCAGGCCATATGTATGCCAACTTCTATGTTTATCAATATGCCACAGGGATTGCCGCAGCTCACGCGTTGGCTGAAGGCGTGTTGGCGGGCAAGCCCGATGCTCAAGCCAACTATTTGGCCTTCTTGAGTGCTGGTAGCTCGTTAGCACCATTGGATGCGCTGAAATTGGCTGGGGTCGATATGACTTCCGCTGAGCCAGTTGAAGCAGCCTTCCGCGTGCTGGCTAGCTATGTTGATCGCCTAGAACAATTACTTGGCAATCAATAATGCCCTCACCCCAACCCCTCTCCCACAGCGGGAGAGGGGCTTTTTGATCTGATTTTCCCCTCGCCTCGCTTGGCGGGGGGTAGCTTCCAAGGATAGGTTTTAACCCTCATCCCAACCCCTCTCCCACAGCGGGAGAGGGGCTTTTTGATCTGATTTCCCCCTCGCCTCGCGTGCGGGAGAGGGGGGCAGGGGGTGAGGGCATGCAAGTCGGCTGCGAATTCCACTCAACCATTATTAACAACCTACCCTTGTGAGGATAGGGGTAAGGGAATTAGCTCAACGAACGTTTGAGATTGCTGTAGAAGCCATAACCAGCCCCCAACAAACCAAAGCCCATGGTCAAGAGATGATTTTTGTCCATCAACCAATCCTTGGTTGGCAGCACCTCTAAAACAAAGGAAATAGCCGTTCCCACTGGAATATTCATGTCGCGCTGCATAAACATCACAGTGCTAATAATCGTGCCAAGTTCCAACGAGAGCAAGGTAAATAGAATTGCTGGAACAACCAATGAAAAGAGCACAGCTTTGGCAACCGGCTTGCGCAGCGGCGAAATCATGGCATAGGAAATCCCCATGCCAATCAAAATTGCCACATACACAAAAATTCGTTCGGTGAAGTAGGCCAATAAGCCCCAAACAATCGCGCCTAAAACGACTGCTCCCAAACCAATCAAGAGTGCTTTAGCTTTGCTGCCGCCAGCTTGCTGATTGGTCGGTGCGCCTGGGTAATTTGAATGTGGTGGCAATTGAAAACTGCCTTGGGGTGGCATTTGTGGTTGAGACATTGCGTTATCCTCCTAAAATAAGAACATTCCTCTAACCCGAACGATGATTAATCAAGCCGTAGCACATATTCGGCCACGTCACTGTCCCGACCATGCGCAAAACCCGTATCTTGGCCGATAATTTGAAAGCCAGCTTTGGTTAGCACTCGCAGTGATCCATGATTATCTTGCACAACCCGCGCAAACAAGGGCCGCGTGGGAATTTCGTTGAGCAATAATTGGACTGCTTGGCTTGCCAGCCCTCGCCCCCAATAGGCGCGATCCAGCCAATAGGTCAATTCTGGCTCGCCAAATTGTTTAAATTGGGCAATATGGCCAATCAGGTTCTGATCCCAGATAATTGAGCGTTTGATGATCCGATCATCAGCCATAATGTTGTGCCAATGAGCTTGGAAGGCAGCATAATCGCTGGGATCTGCGGAGGTAAAGGCAGCCATGTGAATTGCCACTGGATCTTGTTGCTGCTCGAAAAAGCTGGCAAGATCAGCCTCTTCAATTGGGCGTAAATACAATTCTGGCATTATTAAGCCTTAACCACTTGCACACTATCTGGCGCAGCAAAGGGCTTACGAAAACTAAACGCATAGCTACTCTCGCCGTTGTTGCGCAAATATTCCAAGCGCTCTAAGGCCTCGGCTACGGTTGGCTCATGGCCAGCGGGAACCCACCATAGTACCATAAACGCTGTTTCCATTCGCTCAAACCATTCTTTGCGCCGTCGCATAATTGCCACATGCTCCGATTTGTAGACATACTGCATCAGCGCGTCAAGATTTTGCCAAACCGACATATTGACAATTGTTAGCGGGTCGAGCGGGCGATAATCGGTGGCATTACCCGAATCGTCTTTTAAGCGCCAAACAAAGCCCTCAGAGGCCTCGGCTAAGCCATTAATTCGATCCAAATTATTGGTAAAATCGGCCATGAGTGGCGTATCTAATGGGGCTTTGATCGTGCCAATATTGAGTTGGGCAAGCTGATAGTCGGCCATACACCCTCCTTGATTGCCGCAATGCGCTGCAAGTAAACACGAGCATTGTGACATACAGCGTCACAATCTCTATGCGGCTTACGACGGAGTTGTGTGATACTATGCAAGGCTGAATTGCTCAAATCATAGGAGTTGAAGTATGCAGCGGCGCTATTGGCTGATTGGTGGTTTGTTGCTGGGGCTTGGCTCACTCTGGATCGGCATGTTGGCTTATTTCTCGCCGCTGAGCACAATTGTGCAAGATGAAGTTGGTCATATTGTGATTGCGCAACGAGCGTGGCAACGACCAGCCTTCGTTTTAGATACCTGGGGGCGTTTTGGCAATACGCTTTTTTATATGCCAGCAGCGCTTGGCGGGTTGTATGTGGCCCGTGCTTTTGCCGTGCTCATGACTGCATTCACAGCGAGCCTTTATCTTTTGATTGCCCGTCAGTTGGAATTTCGCTACTGGTATCTTGTGCCGCTGTTTTTCTATCTTCAGCCTTGGGTCAGCCAATTTGCCTATGCTACAACGGTATTACCATTTGCGGTTTGTTTGGGCTTAACGGCCTATTGCAGTCTCAATCAACGTTGGCTTTGGGCGGCCTTGGCGATTGGCTGCTTGCCATTAATGCGCCATGAAGGTTTATTATTGCTTGGTTTTTGGGGGTTGTATCGACTATCGCAGCGTGATTGGCGCTCAGCATTGATCAGTGGTTTGCCCTTGCTGATCTATTATGCTTTATGCTGGTTAGTCTTGGGCAATCGCCCATGGATGATCTTTTTCGAGCCAAAACCAACTGATTTCTATGGTTCGGGCACTTGGTGGCATTTTGGCCCCGATTTATTGGCGGGAATTGGCTGGCCATTGGTGCTTTTAGGCCTAGCTGGAGCTGTTTGGAGTTGGCGCAAGCGTCAGCTTTGGTTCATCGTTTGGCCAAGTGTGATGTATGGGCTA
Encoded proteins:
- the pepF gene encoding oligoendopeptidase F — translated: MTTAATVPTRQEVALADTWDATKVFASDAEWEQALDAYAQSIADIEQYQGRLAEGAATLLAALNYSDQLNERVGKLYIYASLFYSVDTTDQVAKAKMDRVLGVYSRTMASSAFIEPEIIAIGFATLKQWQAENADLARYGQYFHDVERRQAHVRSAEVEQVLGLVSDAFDSANSTHRILTDADLAYPAAHGANGLELELTQGTIGLLVTDPDREVRRTAFENYSDAHLANKNTMANCLATCVKQHVFNARVRNYSSALAAALGENNIPTDVFHQLVATVRKNYPTWHRYWRLRRQALGYDQLYVYDIKAPLTTKKLEIPYTEAVDWIVAGMQPLGEGYTSVAKRGLLEDRWVDIYPNKGKSAGAFSSGWKGTPPYILMNYNNDIFGMSTLAHELGHSMHSYLTWQNQPTIYSNYGLFVAEVASNFNQALVRNHLFNTNQDPDFQIALIEEAMSNFHRYFFIMPILAQFELEIHERGQRGEPLTAATLNGIMFDLFREGYGEEVVPDAERMGITWATFSGHMYANFYVYQYATGIAAAHALAEGVLAGKPDAQANYLAFLSAGSSLAPLDALKLAGVDMTSAEPVEAAFRVLASYVDRLEQLLGNQ
- a CDS encoding GNAT family N-acetyltransferase yields the protein MPELYLRPIEEADLASFFEQQQDPVAIHMAAFTSADPSDYAAFQAHWHNIMADDRIIKRSIIWDQNLIGHIAQFKQFGEPELTYWLDRAYWGRGLASQAVQLLLNEIPTRPLFARVVQDNHGSLRVLTKAGFQIIGQDTGFAHGRDSDVAEYVLRLD
- a CDS encoding DUF3291 domain-containing protein, with protein sequence MADYQLAQLNIGTIKAPLDTPLMADFTNNLDRINGLAEASEGFVWRLKDDSGNATDYRPLDPLTIVNMSVWQNLDALMQYVYKSEHVAIMRRRKEWFERMETAFMVLWWVPAGHEPTVAEALERLEYLRNNGESSYAFSFRKPFAAPDSVQVVKA